One Paraburkholderia phytofirmans OLGA172 genomic window carries:
- a CDS encoding XAC2610-related protein, producing the protein MLRKSAKKFFVYIGSLSASAGMRNLNRIMPIVGLALSLKIALISNDSWSKRLQSTPEISVNENRIHISFPSGKMQTIIVDHEVKLVDVKFENLTSGGYEDLKVLNTRGASQEFYDVYLYSPKQGIYVFNKELSDIPCLQADAKRKQVIGACFHESSCENWEERYTLSARGVLSLIERRGTYCDPTGQTYFYVDRFKNGKHIYSKVTPLSPSTGQ; encoded by the coding sequence ATGCTCAGAAAATCGGCTAAAAAATTTTTCGTATATATCGGATCTTTAAGTGCTAGTGCTGGCATGCGAAATTTAAATAGGATCATGCCGATCGTTGGGCTGGCCTTATCTTTAAAAATCGCGCTTATTTCGAATGATTCGTGGTCTAAAAGACTGCAGTCCACCCCTGAAATTTCCGTCAATGAAAATAGAATCCATATAAGTTTTCCGTCTGGAAAAATGCAAACAATAATAGTTGATCATGAAGTTAAATTGGTGGACGTTAAATTTGAGAATTTGACATCTGGCGGGTATGAGGATTTAAAGGTGCTGAACACCCGAGGGGCTTCTCAAGAGTTCTACGACGTGTACTTATATTCGCCCAAGCAAGGAATATACGTTTTCAACAAAGAATTGAGTGATATTCCGTGTTTGCAGGCGGATGCGAAACGGAAGCAGGTGATCGGTGCGTGTTTTCACGAGAGTTCTTGTGAAAATTGGGAGGAGCGCTATACCCTCAGCGCGAGAGGTGTGCTTTCACTTATCGAACGAAGGGGAACTTACTGCGATCCTACGGGGCAAACCTATTTTTATGTGGACAGGTTCAAAAATGGAAAGCATATTTATTCAAAGGTTACTCCGCTTTCTCCTTCAACCGGTCAGTAG
- a CDS encoding M23 family metallopeptidase: MMAAVGQFELLHHGTYPIAFDRRSHCGIHLAPSEQTEPVRAIADGEVIAYRVSKNAIADGQINPQTGNPVLNSNTGFVLLKHVTDTGDGRTITFYSLYMHLLDMTAQQNIAPQPTNPAQNSSPDGLPAWLLDTAGGKDGVARSGNGRKVYRKDMLGYWGSCHGTRHLHFEIFMTETDFTAWFAQDGHKVQLGAKNPVTPASKDYWGHSYFVIPGGQTFVSVPPGQHGSAYFPALTSGTLDPNSKLYVEAYFHKGERYTRSWVGIGDSIKPLTAAPVKDRYKEYEYNLYQRATDLYPHCPSDGYDMLRFGRILGADQQTLPASAPNTWVAVPFDENSTQGYIDISQDAIQKLSDADFPFFTGWKRIDDDNTPFGPDGLCGYDELCKITGVAEAQELPGATMPSEYSEDDQLAAYVRGKEDVLNSLKGFICHASSEWDAGNNDGRYGGLNEPDGFFGKRKDIDPDEYDKFVAFLKRFQFLEQTPLGGHRFWFFHPLAFIRHFRKCGWMSAQELAQCIPRKIVDQTRNQVNQTVFPRGSIGWGSALARVQRFLPHLNRAFRKYGLSSNGIRLSYFLGNAIQETTYLSQTAEGDGSHLSYAPWYGRGIIQLTHEENYKRYGDYRGWPGSASSYRDSLETDPARASDSAGFYWVSCAKPVNSAHNINVEADAYPIISPTTITNVCSSYDYHNRTCNTVLSAMRFRVCQQFERTARAVNTGSPNRTGAMYGLVPRTNVFLSSMAKLSDVLIDFEDAYAQKIG, translated from the coding sequence ATGATGGCGGCCGTTGGGCAGTTTGAACTGCTCCATCACGGCACCTACCCGATTGCGTTTGACCGCCGTTCGCATTGCGGCATTCACCTGGCCCCGTCCGAGCAGACGGAGCCCGTACGGGCGATCGCCGATGGCGAGGTGATTGCGTACCGCGTCAGCAAGAATGCGATTGCCGATGGCCAGATCAATCCGCAAACCGGTAACCCCGTACTGAACTCGAATACGGGCTTCGTGCTGCTCAAGCATGTGACCGATACCGGCGACGGGCGCACGATCACGTTCTATTCGCTGTACATGCATCTGCTGGACATGACTGCACAGCAAAACATCGCTCCGCAGCCCACCAATCCAGCTCAGAACAGTTCGCCCGACGGGTTGCCCGCATGGCTACTCGACACGGCTGGGGGCAAGGATGGCGTAGCGCGGTCCGGCAACGGCAGAAAGGTCTATCGCAAGGACATGCTGGGATACTGGGGGAGTTGTCATGGCACCCGGCATCTGCACTTTGAAATTTTCATGACCGAAACGGATTTCACGGCATGGTTCGCCCAGGACGGACATAAGGTTCAGCTCGGCGCGAAAAATCCGGTCACACCCGCATCGAAGGATTACTGGGGACACAGCTACTTCGTGATTCCCGGCGGACAGACATTCGTCAGCGTGCCGCCGGGGCAGCATGGCTCCGCGTACTTTCCGGCGCTGACGTCCGGAACACTCGACCCGAACAGCAAGCTCTATGTCGAGGCGTATTTCCACAAGGGCGAACGCTACACACGATCATGGGTCGGCATAGGTGACAGCATCAAGCCGCTAACAGCGGCGCCGGTGAAGGATCGATACAAGGAATACGAATACAACCTGTACCAGCGTGCGACGGACCTCTATCCGCACTGCCCGAGCGACGGCTACGACATGCTGCGCTTTGGCCGCATCCTTGGAGCGGACCAGCAGACGCTACCTGCGTCGGCACCGAACACGTGGGTGGCAGTGCCCTTCGACGAGAACAGCACACAGGGCTACATCGACATCAGCCAGGACGCCATCCAGAAGCTGTCAGATGCGGATTTCCCGTTTTTTACTGGCTGGAAAAGGATCGACGACGACAATACTCCGTTTGGTCCGGATGGCCTGTGTGGTTACGACGAACTATGCAAGATCACCGGTGTTGCTGAAGCACAGGAATTGCCCGGTGCGACGATGCCTTCCGAGTACAGCGAGGATGATCAGCTGGCTGCTTACGTACGGGGTAAGGAAGACGTACTGAACAGCCTGAAGGGTTTTATTTGCCACGCGAGCAGCGAATGGGATGCAGGCAACAACGATGGGCGCTATGGGGGGCTGAACGAGCCAGACGGATTCTTTGGGAAGCGCAAGGATATCGATCCAGACGAATATGACAAGTTCGTCGCCTTTCTGAAGAGGTTTCAGTTTCTGGAACAGACGCCACTGGGTGGCCACAGGTTCTGGTTCTTCCATCCGCTTGCGTTTATCCGGCATTTCAGGAAATGCGGATGGATGAGCGCACAGGAGTTGGCTCAATGCATTCCTCGTAAAATCGTTGACCAGACCAGAAATCAAGTGAACCAAACAGTGTTTCCCCGAGGAAGCATCGGTTGGGGTTCAGCCTTGGCGAGGGTGCAACGGTTTTTACCTCACCTTAATCGAGCTTTTCGAAAATACGGACTATCGAGCAACGGCATTCGGCTTTCTTATTTTCTTGGAAATGCCATACAGGAGACTACATATCTATCGCAGACAGCAGAAGGAGATGGGTCTCATCTTAGCTATGCCCCGTGGTATGGTCGAGGAATCATCCAGCTGACACATGAGGAAAATTACAAACGATATGGCGATTACAGAGGCTGGCCCGGCTCCGCGTCAAGTTATAGGGACTCCCTTGAAACAGATCCGGCTCGCGCGAGTGATTCGGCGGGATTTTACTGGGTAAGCTGTGCGAAGCCGGTTAATTCTGCCCACAATATCAATGTTGAGGCTGACGCATATCCAATAATCTCGCCGACTACAATAACGAATGTATGCTCGAGTTACGATTATCATAATCGGACGTGTAATACTGTTTTGTCAGCGATGAGATTTCGAGTCTGTCAGCAGTTTGAGCGAACCGCGAGAGCAGTTAACACCGGGTCGCCAAATAGGACGGGTGCGATGTATGGGCTGGTTCCGCGGACCAATGTTTTTCTCTCATCGATGGCAAAATTGTCCGATGTGTTAATCGATTTTGAGGATGCGTATGCTCAGAAAATCGGCTAA
- a CDS encoding ABC transporter ATP-binding protein produces MTALLDIRQLNAWYGASQALHGVTLQIEAGEVVALVGRNGSGRSTLARAIMGLVRSEGELRFAGHALGGLRTFEIARLGLGYVPEHRDAFPTLSVHENLQLGVAPRARGRMPRFAFDDAYELFPILRERKRTRAGALSGGEQQMLTLARALLGDPDLLVVDQPGEGLASQVMGQVAQCLRMLRDRGMAMLLIEQRLVIAQDIASRVAVMGHGEIVFDDALASFVRRPDVMREWLGVG; encoded by the coding sequence ATGACCGCTTTGCTCGACATTCGACAACTGAACGCCTGGTACGGCGCGAGCCAGGCGCTGCACGGCGTCACGTTGCAGATCGAGGCAGGCGAAGTCGTCGCGCTGGTCGGGCGCAACGGCTCCGGACGCTCGACGCTGGCGCGCGCGATCATGGGGCTCGTGCGCAGCGAGGGCGAATTGCGTTTTGCCGGTCATGCGCTCGGCGGTCTTCGCACCTTCGAGATTGCCCGTCTGGGGCTCGGTTACGTGCCTGAACATCGCGACGCTTTTCCGACGCTGAGCGTCCACGAGAATCTGCAACTCGGTGTGGCGCCGCGCGCTCGCGGCCGCATGCCGCGCTTTGCCTTTGACGACGCCTACGAACTGTTCCCCATCCTGCGCGAAAGAAAGCGTACGCGCGCTGGCGCATTATCGGGCGGCGAACAGCAGATGCTGACGCTCGCGCGGGCATTGCTCGGCGACCCCGACTTGCTGGTCGTCGATCAACCTGGCGAGGGGCTAGCCAGCCAGGTGATGGGGCAGGTTGCGCAGTGTCTGCGGATGCTGCGTGATCGCGGCATGGCGATGCTGCTGATCGAGCAGCGGCTTGTGATTGCGCAAGACATCGCCAGTCGGGTAGCGGTGATGGGGCATGGAGAAATTGTTTTCGATGACGCGCTCGCGTCGTTTGTGAGGCGGCCGGACGTGATGCGGGAATGGCTCGGGGTGGGTTAG
- a CDS encoding ABC transporter ATP-binding protein produces MIPALAVYGIEKRFGATQILRGVDLAIEPGERHALIGPNGAGKSTLFNLIAGGARPNAGRIDLFGAEITRLAPAAITRRGLARSFQTTSVFARLSVFDNLRCAAMLAERDRTRWWQRFSGSRTVDARAGQVLEAVGLSARRHIQAGTLSYAEQRALDLGLALAGGAHTLLLDEPTAGMNRAEAARAIELIRTTTAGRTLLMVEHDMDAVFAIADRISVLVQGRIIATGTPAAIRADAAVRAAYLGDGLRT; encoded by the coding sequence ATGATCCCGGCGCTCGCGGTCTACGGCATCGAAAAGCGCTTCGGCGCCACGCAGATTCTGCGCGGCGTCGATCTGGCGATCGAGCCCGGCGAGCGCCATGCATTGATCGGGCCGAACGGCGCCGGCAAGTCGACGCTTTTCAATTTGATCGCCGGGGGCGCGCGGCCGAACGCCGGGCGCATCGATCTGTTCGGCGCGGAGATCACGCGTCTCGCGCCGGCCGCGATCACGCGCCGCGGCCTTGCGCGCAGTTTCCAGACCACCAGCGTGTTCGCCCGCCTCAGCGTGTTCGACAACCTACGCTGCGCGGCCATGCTGGCCGAGCGTGACCGCACGCGCTGGTGGCAGCGGTTCAGCGGCTCGCGCACGGTCGATGCCCGCGCCGGGCAGGTGCTCGAAGCTGTGGGCTTAAGCGCGCGCCGGCATATCCAGGCCGGCACACTGAGCTATGCCGAGCAGCGTGCGCTCGACCTCGGCCTCGCGCTCGCGGGCGGCGCGCATACCCTGCTGCTCGATGAGCCCACCGCCGGCATGAACCGCGCCGAAGCGGCGCGCGCGATCGAATTGATTCGCACGACCACCGCGGGCCGTACGCTGCTGATGGTCGAGCACGACATGGACGCCGTGTTCGCGATCGCCGACCGCATTTCGGTGCTGGTGCAAGGCCGCATCATCGCGACCGGTACGCCGGCCGCGATTCGCGCGGATGCGGCAGTGCGCGCCGCTTATCTTGGCGACGGCTTGCGCACATGA
- a CDS encoding branched-chain amino acid ABC transporter permease, giving the protein MREPSKKFAVPTTTSRSMLRRFAPWLALVLFLVVPPFVWPQSWLLAYLAQTATMIVFALSYNLLLGETGLLSFGHAAYSGLGALVAAQVFNRIGVPLVLLPLIGGSGGALCGVLFGFVSTRRAGTAFAMITLGIGELVAAAAWTLPDWFGGEAGVPIDRASGPMLASWSFGPAREAYALIALWCVLASVAMFILSRTPFMRLANAVRDNPARAAAIGCYPRRIRYGVVVMSAFFAGIAGTLGLINVELVSTESVGMMRSGAVLIATVIGGTAAFFGPVAGAIVLTFFSVAVASITRAWLFYLGLFFIVVVVASPDGLAGFVQRHSARVAAYGWRVCSKTYLWGTASAVLWTLAVVFAVQCAYAVQFGADDGAAFNVVGVPLQRTSPYLWLGVAVFMLAALGVLAAHCALRAQARLAVRASVTPITGDAR; this is encoded by the coding sequence ATGCGTGAGCCATCCAAAAAGTTCGCTGTGCCGACAACCACGTCTCGCTCGATGTTGCGCAGGTTCGCGCCATGGCTTGCACTCGTCCTGTTCCTCGTCGTGCCGCCCTTTGTCTGGCCGCAGAGCTGGCTGCTCGCCTATCTTGCGCAGACCGCGACGATGATCGTGTTCGCGCTCTCGTACAACCTGCTGCTCGGCGAAACCGGCTTGCTGTCCTTCGGTCATGCGGCTTATTCGGGCCTCGGCGCGCTCGTCGCGGCGCAGGTGTTCAACCGCATTGGCGTGCCGTTGGTGCTGTTGCCGTTGATCGGCGGCAGCGGCGGTGCGCTGTGCGGGGTGCTGTTCGGTTTCGTGTCGACGCGGCGTGCCGGGACGGCTTTCGCGATGATCACGCTCGGTATCGGCGAACTCGTCGCGGCGGCGGCGTGGACTCTGCCCGACTGGTTCGGCGGCGAGGCCGGCGTGCCGATCGATCGCGCGAGCGGGCCGATGCTAGCAAGCTGGAGCTTCGGCCCGGCACGCGAGGCGTATGCGCTGATCGCGCTGTGGTGCGTGCTGGCGAGCGTGGCGATGTTCATACTGTCGCGCACACCGTTCATGCGGCTTGCCAACGCCGTGCGCGACAACCCGGCGCGCGCTGCGGCGATCGGCTGCTATCCGCGCCGCATCCGCTATGGCGTGGTGGTGATGTCGGCGTTTTTTGCGGGCATCGCAGGCACCCTGGGGCTGATCAATGTCGAACTGGTGTCGACGGAAAGCGTCGGCATGATGCGTTCGGGCGCCGTGCTGATTGCGACGGTGATCGGCGGCACGGCGGCGTTTTTCGGGCCGGTCGCGGGCGCGATCGTCCTGACGTTTTTCAGTGTCGCGGTGGCGAGCATCACGCGGGCCTGGCTGTTCTATCTGGGGCTGTTCTTCATCGTGGTCGTGGTGGCGTCGCCGGATGGACTGGCGGGTTTCGTGCAGCGGCACTCGGCCCGCGTCGCGGCCTACGGCTGGCGCGTGTGCAGCAAGACGTATCTTTGGGGTACGGCCTCAGCGGTGCTGTGGACGCTGGCCGTCGTGTTCGCGGTGCAATGTGCCTACGCCGTGCAATTCGGCGCGGACGACGGCGCGGCTTTCAACGTCGTCGGCGTGCCGTTGCAGAGAACCTCGCCGTATCTTTGGCTCGGCGTTGCGGTGTTCATGCTGGCCGCGCTTGGGGTGCTTGCCGCGCACTGCGCGCTTCGCGCACAAGCACGTCTCGCCGTTCGCGCGAGCGTCACGCCGATCACCGGAGACGCGCGATGA
- a CDS encoding branched-chain amino acid ABC transporter permease yields the protein MQSFVVNLLNGVSYGLLLFMLSAGLTLIFSMLGVLNFAHASFYMLGAYVGFSVTAHAGFWSALVIAPLIVGLIGAALERWLLRRVRVHGHLPELLLTFGAAYLLGELVKLGWGLSPLGATVPAGLDGPLFTVYGAAFARYRAFMMTVSLAMLAVLYAVLRVSRAGLIVRAALTHASAVEALGHNVPRVFTGVFAAGTALAALAGVIGAPLFVIEPAMAESLGSIVFVVVVIGGLGSLSGALAASLIVGCVQTFAVASDVSLGDLTAVFGGALPAAWDALTLAQLAPLIPYLLLVAMLALRPRGLFGRRDDHA from the coding sequence GTGCAGTCGTTCGTCGTCAATCTGCTCAACGGTGTCAGTTACGGCCTGCTGCTGTTCATGCTGTCGGCAGGCTTGACGCTGATTTTCAGCATGCTCGGTGTGCTGAATTTTGCGCACGCGAGCTTCTATATGCTCGGCGCGTACGTCGGTTTTTCGGTGACGGCGCATGCGGGCTTCTGGAGTGCGCTGGTGATCGCGCCGCTGATTGTCGGCTTGATCGGCGCGGCGCTGGAGCGCTGGCTGCTGCGCCGTGTGCGTGTGCATGGTCATCTCCCCGAGTTGCTGCTGACGTTCGGCGCCGCGTATCTGCTCGGCGAACTGGTCAAGCTCGGCTGGGGCTTGAGTCCGCTTGGCGCGACTGTTCCGGCCGGGCTCGACGGCCCGTTGTTCACTGTCTACGGCGCGGCCTTCGCACGCTATCGGGCCTTCATGATGACGGTATCGCTGGCGATGCTGGCGGTGCTCTACGCGGTGCTGCGCGTGTCCAGGGCGGGGCTGATCGTGCGCGCCGCGCTCACGCATGCGAGCGCTGTCGAGGCGCTCGGCCACAACGTGCCGCGCGTGTTCACCGGCGTGTTCGCGGCGGGCACGGCGCTCGCCGCGCTCGCCGGCGTGATCGGCGCGCCGCTCTTCGTGATCGAACCGGCAATGGCGGAGTCGCTCGGCTCGATCGTGTTCGTAGTGGTGGTGATCGGTGGGTTGGGCTCGCTGAGCGGGGCGCTGGCGGCCTCGCTGATCGTCGGTTGCGTGCAGACCTTTGCGGTGGCGAGCGACGTCTCGTTGGGCGATCTCACGGCGGTATTCGGCGGCGCGCTGCCGGCCGCATGGGACGCGCTCACGCTTGCGCAACTTGCGCCGCTGATTCCCTATCTGCTGCTTGTCGCGATGCTGGCGCTGCGCCCGCGTGGACTGTTCGGACGGCGTGACGATCATGCGTGA
- a CDS encoding acyl-CoA thioesterase has product MSRPAPAMRSAYPHFLPITTRWMDNDVYGHVNNVVYYSYFDTVVNEYLIRAGVLDFEHGATIGLVVETHCNYFAPLVFPERVEAGLRVVRLGTSSVRYEVGLFKEGEDQPAAQGHFVHVYVDRVTRRPVTLPADLRAALEPLTVAVQAE; this is encoded by the coding sequence ATGAGCAGACCCGCACCCGCCATGCGCAGCGCCTACCCGCACTTTCTGCCTATCACCACACGCTGGATGGACAACGACGTCTACGGCCACGTCAACAACGTCGTCTATTACAGCTACTTCGACACCGTGGTGAACGAGTACCTGATCCGCGCCGGCGTGCTCGACTTCGAGCATGGCGCGACGATCGGCCTCGTGGTCGAGACGCATTGCAATTACTTCGCGCCGCTGGTGTTTCCGGAGCGGGTCGAGGCGGGTTTGCGGGTGGTGCGGCTCGGCACCTCGAGCGTGCGCTACGAGGTGGGCCTCTTCAAGGAGGGCGAAGATCAACCTGCCGCCCAGGGTCATTTCGTGCACGTGTATGTGGATCGCGTCACGCGCCGTCCGGTGACCTTGCCCGCCGACTTGCGCGCGGCGCTCGAACCGCTCACCGTCGCCGTGCAGGCGGAATAG
- a CDS encoding NUDIX domain-containing protein, translating to MTEYRFCPRCATPLIERVDAEYEGGRIRQICADTECGYVHWNNPLPVVAAIVEYEGKILLARNAAWPEGMFALITGFLENGETPEEGIAREVLEETSLHAETVELIGVYEFIRKNELIIAYHVKAYGTVALSPELLEYRLIEPAKLRPWRAGTGQALGEWMRRRGLPVEFVEKPGK from the coding sequence ATGACCGAATACCGATTTTGTCCGCGCTGCGCTACGCCTTTGATCGAGCGCGTCGATGCTGAATATGAAGGTGGACGGATCCGCCAGATCTGCGCCGATACGGAATGCGGCTACGTCCACTGGAACAATCCGCTACCAGTGGTGGCCGCGATCGTCGAATACGAGGGCAAGATCCTGCTCGCACGCAACGCCGCATGGCCGGAAGGTATGTTCGCGCTGATCACCGGCTTTCTGGAAAACGGCGAGACCCCGGAAGAGGGCATTGCCCGCGAAGTGCTGGAAGAAACCTCGCTGCACGCGGAGACGGTCGAGTTGATCGGCGTGTACGAATTCATCCGCAAAAACGAACTGATCATCGCGTATCACGTGAAGGCGTACGGGACGGTCGCGTTGTCGCCGGAATTGCTCGAATACCGGTTGATCGAACCGGCCAAACTGCGTCCATGGCGTGCGGGCACCGGTCAGGCGCTCGGCGAATGGATGCGACGGCGCGGCTTGCCGGTCGAGTTTGTCGAAAAGCCAGGGAAGTAA
- a CDS encoding threonine aldolase family protein: MQHFASDNYAGICPEALAALTAANNSGHEPAYGDDSWTNQVCDRLRDLFQTDCEVFFVFNGTAANSLALASLCQSYHSVICHELAHIETDECGGPEFFSGGSKLLTAPGVGGKLTPDAIEAVVTRRADIHYPKPKVVTLTQSTEVGTVYTVEEVRAIAAIAKRRHLKVHMDGARFANAVAALDVHPSEITWRAGVDVLCFGGTKNGLPVGEAVVFFDRSLADDFAYRLKQAGQLASKMRFISAPWLGLLDNDVWLRNGRHANAMAELLQARLQEIPGVSIMFPRESNAVFAQLPAQAAKAMRARGWKFYEFIGAGGCRLMCAWDTQPETVEGFAAEVRELCVA, encoded by the coding sequence ATGCAACATTTCGCGTCCGACAACTATGCCGGCATCTGTCCCGAAGCGCTCGCGGCGCTGACCGCCGCCAACAATAGCGGCCACGAGCCGGCTTATGGCGACGACTCCTGGACCAACCAGGTCTGCGACCGCCTGCGGGATCTGTTCCAGACCGATTGCGAAGTGTTTTTCGTGTTCAACGGCACGGCCGCCAATTCACTGGCGCTGGCGTCGCTGTGCCAGTCGTATCACTCGGTGATCTGCCATGAACTTGCTCATATCGAAACCGATGAATGCGGCGGCCCCGAATTCTTCTCCGGCGGCTCGAAGCTGCTGACCGCGCCGGGCGTCGGCGGCAAGCTCACGCCGGATGCGATCGAAGCGGTTGTCACGCGCCGCGCCGATATTCACTACCCGAAACCGAAGGTCGTCACGCTGACCCAATCGACTGAAGTGGGCACCGTCTACACCGTCGAGGAAGTGCGCGCAATCGCGGCGATCGCCAAGCGGCGCCATCTGAAAGTGCATATGGACGGCGCGCGGTTTGCGAACGCGGTCGCGGCGCTCGACGTGCATCCGTCCGAGATCACGTGGCGCGCGGGCGTCGACGTGTTGTGCTTCGGCGGGACCAAGAACGGTTTGCCGGTTGGTGAGGCCGTGGTGTTCTTCGACCGCTCGCTCGCCGATGATTTCGCCTACCGTCTGAAGCAGGCCGGCCAGCTTGCTTCGAAAATGCGCTTTATCTCCGCGCCGTGGCTCGGTCTGCTGGATAACGACGTCTGGCTGCGCAACGGGCGTCATGCGAATGCGATGGCGGAATTGCTGCAAGCGCGGTTGCAGGAAATTCCCGGCGTGAGCATCATGTTTCCGCGAGAATCGAACGCGGTCTTTGCGCAATTGCCCGCGCAGGCCGCCAAGGCAATGCGTGCGCGCGGCTGGAAGTTCTACGAGTTCATCGGCGCAGGCGGTTGCCGGCTGATGTGCGCCTGGGACACGCAGCCGGAAACTGTCGAGGGTTTTGCTGCGGAAGTGCGCGAGCTGTGCGTGGCCTGA
- a CDS encoding YbfB/YjiJ family MFS transporter has product MNNLASSAHDIPAERHSARRAAFACMVTLAVVLGIGRFAFTPLLPLMLHGSAFGQPQIDIQHGGWLASFNYAGYFVGALTCAALRVEPARMVRAGLVATVLLTLAMGVTSQFWVWAVVRFVAGAISAWTFVFASQWGLRRLAELGAHGWSGVIYTGPGVGIVGTGLLVSAAGGYGATAGWVGFGLIAAVLSIAVWRVFGSVTDITSAGAARATSAATTAAHASQRPAASQRPPTSHFPHRADAFWLILLYSVPGFGYIITATFLPVIARHALPGSSWPDLFWPMFGAALIVGALLAARLPVHWDNRTLLAGCYLLQAAGIALGIVWPTAGGFSLGSILIGLPFTAITLFAMREARRLRGDNAAGLMGYATAAYGVGQIVGPLVAAPIADHTGSFSPALWLAAGALLLGAVGLMIVARVPRGNGRTPDCGCN; this is encoded by the coding sequence ATGAACAATCTCGCTTCCAGCGCGCACGACATCCCTGCCGAACGTCACAGCGCCCGCCGCGCGGCCTTTGCCTGCATGGTCACCTTGGCCGTGGTGCTTGGTATCGGCCGTTTTGCGTTCACGCCGCTCTTGCCGCTGATGCTTCACGGCAGCGCCTTCGGCCAGCCGCAGATCGATATCCAGCATGGCGGCTGGCTCGCGTCGTTCAACTACGCGGGCTATTTCGTCGGTGCGCTCACCTGCGCGGCATTGCGCGTCGAGCCGGCGCGCATGGTGCGGGCGGGCCTTGTGGCGACGGTTTTGCTGACACTGGCGATGGGCGTAACAAGCCAATTCTGGGTGTGGGCCGTCGTGCGCTTCGTTGCCGGCGCGATCAGCGCCTGGACCTTCGTGTTTGCCTCGCAGTGGGGCCTGCGGCGGCTCGCCGAACTTGGCGCGCACGGGTGGAGCGGGGTGATCTATACAGGCCCGGGCGTGGGCATCGTCGGGACGGGCTTGCTGGTCAGCGCCGCGGGCGGCTACGGCGCGACGGCGGGCTGGGTCGGTTTCGGGCTTATCGCGGCGGTGCTTTCGATCGCGGTTTGGCGCGTGTTTGGGAGCGTGACCGATATCACCTCAGCAGGCGCGGCGCGTGCCACGAGCGCGGCAACCACCGCCGCGCATGCGAGCCAACGCCCGGCCGCCAGCCAACGCCCCCCCACAAGCCATTTCCCTCACCGCGCCGATGCCTTCTGGCTGATCCTGCTCTACAGCGTGCCCGGTTTCGGCTACATCATCACCGCGACGTTCCTGCCGGTGATCGCGCGCCACGCCCTGCCGGGCTCGTCCTGGCCCGATCTGTTCTGGCCGATGTTCGGCGCGGCTTTGATCGTCGGTGCGTTGCTCGCGGCACGCTTGCCGGTGCATTGGGACAACCGCACGCTGCTCGCCGGTTGTTACTTGCTGCAAGCCGCCGGCATTGCGCTCGGCATCGTCTGGCCCACGGCAGGCGGCTTCTCGCTCGGCAGCATCCTGATTGGCCTGCCATTTACGGCCATCACCCTGTTCGCGATGCGCGAAGCGCGGCGTCTGCGCGGCGACAATGCGGCTGGCCTGATGGGCTATGCGACGGCGGCGTATGGCGTGGGTCAGATCGTCGGTCCGCTCGTGGCTGCACCGATAGCCGACCACACGGGGTCTTTTTCGCCGGCGCTGTGGCTGGCGGCGGGGGCGTTGCTGCTGGGCGCGGTCGGTCTGATGATCGTGGCGCGCGTGCCGCGTGGTAACGGTCGCACGCCCGATTGCGGCTGCAACTAA